In one window of Eubalaena glacialis isolate mEubGla1 chromosome 13, mEubGla1.1.hap2.+ XY, whole genome shotgun sequence DNA:
- the MOCS3 gene encoding adenylyltransferase and sulfurtransferase MOCS3: protein MAAREEVLTLQAQVAQREEELSSLKQRLAAALLAEQKSERLVPVSPLPPKAALSRDEILRYSRQLVLPELGVQGQLRLATASVLVVGCGGLGCPLAQYLAAAGVGRLGLVDYDVVEVSNLARQVLHGEALAGQAKVFSAAATLRRLNSAVECVPYAQALTPATALDLVRRYDVVADCSDNVPTRYLVNDACVLTGRPLVSASALRFEGQLTVYHYGGGPCYRCVFPQPPPAETVTSCADGGVLGVVTGVLGCLQALEVLKIAAGLGPSYSGSLLLFDALGGHFRCIRLRRRRPDCAACGERPTVTDLQDYESFCGSSATDKCRSLQLLSPEERISVVDYKRLLDSGSPHLLLDVRPPVEVDLCRLPHALHIPLKHLERRNAESLKLLGEAIREGKQGTQEGASLPIYVICKLGNDSQKAVKILQSWTDLDSLTVQDVVGGLMAWAAKIDGTFPQY from the coding sequence ATGGCGGCCAGGGAGGAGGTGCTCACCTTGCAGGCTCAAGTTGCCCAGCGTGAGGAGGAGCTGAGTTCCCTGAAACAGAGGCTGGCGGCGGCTCTTCTGGCCGAGCAGAAGTCAGAGCGGTTGGTTCCGGTGTCTCCCCTGCCGCCGAAGGCCGCCCTGTCCCGAGATGAGATTCTGCGCTACAGCCGGCAGCTCGTGCTGCCTGAGCTGGGCGTGCAGGGACAGCTGCGCCTGGCGACCGCGTCCGTGCTGGTGGTGGGCTGCGGGGGGCTCGGCTGCCCACTGGCGCAGTACCTGGCAGCGGCCGGCGTCGGCCGCCTGGGCCTTGTGGACTACGACGTAGTAGAAGTGAGCAACCTGGCCCGCCAGGTGCTGCACGGCGAGGCCCTGGCCGGCCAGGCCAAGGTCTTTTCGGCCGCCGCTACACTGCGCCGTCTCAATTCGGCGGTGGAGTGCGTGCCCTACGCGCAGGCGCTTACGCCAGCCACGGCGCTAGACCTGGTCCGCCGCTATGACGTGGTGGCTGATTGCTCCGACAACGTGCCCACTCGCTACCTGGTTAACGACGCCTGCGTGCTAACCGGCCGGCCCCTCGTGTCGGCCAGCGCCCTGCGCTTCGAGGGCCAACTCACAGTCTACCACTACGGCGGTGGGCCTTGCTATCGCTGCGTGTTTCCGCAACCACCTCCGGCCGAGACGGTGACCAGCTGCGCGGACGGCGGGGTGCTTGGTGTGGTTACCGGGGTCCTGGGCTGCCTGCAGGCGCTGGAAGTGTTGAAGATCGCTGCAGGTCTGGGCCCCTCTTATAGTGGCAGCCTGTTGCTCTTTGATGCCCTCGGAGGTCATTTCCGCTGTATTCGGCTGCGGAGGCGCAGGCCCGACTGTGCAGCTTGCGGGGAGCGGCCCACTGTGACTGATCTGCAGGACTACGAAAGCTTCTGTGGCTCCTCGGCCACCGATAAGTGCCGCTCCCTCCAGTTGCTGAGCCCGGAGGAGCGAATTTCTGTCGTCGACTATAAGCGACTTCTGGATTCCGGCTCACCCCACCTGTTGCTGGACGTCAGGCCTCCAGTGGAGGTGGACCTGTGTCGGTTGCCTCACGCCCTACACATCCCTTTGAAACATTTGGAACGGAGGAATGCGGAGAGCCTGAAACTCTTGGGAGAAGCAATCCGGGAAGGGAAGCAGGGCACACAGGAAGGGGCATCTCTTCCTATTTATGTGATCTGCAAACTGGGCAATGACTCCCAGAAAGCCGTGAAGATCCTGCAGTCCTGGACAGACTTAGACTCTTTAACAGTTCAGGATGTTGTGGGAGGCCTCATGGCCTGGGCTGCCAAAATCGATGGAACGTTTCCGCAATACTGA